The DNA region CCCACACAACAATCCATCGCATCAgaactgcttttcctctttgcaatTTACCTGCTGAATCCTGCATGACAGGATAGTTCCTGTCATGCATCAACCACATAAGAATGCTGTCTGAGAGTCAGAAAGCTGTATGAAGCAAAAGGAGATAGTGGTATTATATTTTATGTACAGTTATGGTGGCTTCCACgtatctaggaaaaaaaatctcccatgAAAGTACTTCATAGCATTTATTCCAACTATGATGAAAAAAAGGCCTAACACTTCTTTCTAAAGTGCTCTAATTTAAATGATCTGGGTGTGATCTGCTGTAGAGTGGCAGAAACACAATAAAATGTGATACCTCTGCAACAAATGACAACAGCCCAGAGAACAAGAGCAATTCTACAAAGAACTCCAGAACATGCTACATAAAGCACTGTGGTGCCTGAGTATCCAGAATGAttcaaaatacatgaaaatCTGATCTCAGGAACACCACAGCTGAACAACACATGCAACAGAGCAAGCAATGGTTGTGCTTTCTTCCCCATGCCACCCCCTGCACCCTATTTATCTCCAGGTACCTGTATTTGAACCGCAGCTTCtgaattatttccttcattttatctACCTGCTCTTGGCTGGCTGGCACATTTTTTGTAAAATCAACATTACGTTTGTCATCTGCGTAGGGTAAAAAAATCATGTGGAAACCTATAcagaagagagggaggaagacAACAGTTACACAGAAGCATGgtctcaaaataatttatagaaAAACGAAGATGGTTATTATCGAGGTCTGATGACTCCAAACTAACTACATGTTTTGTTGTTAACAACAGCAATCCATTATACTTCCAAGTGCCTACAGCACAACACTCAATCCTAATCTCAGTGTTTGTAACCAACATCTCTAATGGCTTTGTGAAAGACATTCAGACTAAATTCATAGCTACAAGTTGGATACAAATGACTTGCTTTATATGCAGGACATCAACTAGTCCATCTCTCCCACCTCTCACTGGGTCTGAGCTTGAAaaagatttctttgaaaatcaAGTTATTGCCCACCTTATTCTGAAATACATTACTTAGAACACAAGCACTGTTACTTCCCTACTTTACATTCTCCCGGAGGATGTTTTTGCACTTAAAGAGGtgagaaaatgcaaaacagcaAGAATCTGCTCCCTAATCATTCCCCACTCATCTGACATGGCATGAGGTTCACTATATGtgagattatttatttaatactttACAATCTATTCAAGGATACAACATAATTCAAGAAAAGACATTCTGTCTAGTcttcaaacaggaaaaaaaggcttttcattTCTCTATCAGTTATTTGAATCTGCTAAAAAGAGGCAGAAGGCAGGGAAAACACTCTAGCCAGGTCATACTTGAGCAAGCACTGATGCGACTGGGGCTTTAAAAATAGATTCAACATCAGATGCTTAAACTgacaaaactgaagaaaaggaacattGGAAAGCATTTTCCCTAGTTTTAAGGGAGGGTAGCACTACGAATATTTTCCCTCAATACAGGACGCCATTACACTGACTACATCCAATCATACAGGGAAAGGTGGCATCTCTTCCCATACCTGGAGGGGCTATCTGCACTTTCTGCTcatccagctcttcctcctggGGAACCAGGGCCACAAAGCGAGGAGGGACGTTCCGGCGAGGAGTGTATCTGCACAGCATCATCATCGCCCTCTCCAAGCACTTCATCAATAGGGCATTAAACAGCGTTGTACTCCCTGCAAAGGAAACAGCGGATTGGTCAGACTGACAGCTTTGCTCCTTTGTTCTGGAATAGAACCCTGGATATCACAGTTTCAAAACCTGTGACTTCTTTGAAATGCTTGCATTATTGTGGAggtaaaaagcaaattttggaAGGGAGAAGACTCAAAATGGACAATGTTAGTGAGTCTCTCCTGACCAGCAGTGAGAGTTCTAGTGGAAGAAGTGAAATCACTACCATCTGAGCAACTGAATACTGTGAAATTTTATCTACAAAGTCTATTTTTGTGTGGTGGGACATCACACAATAGAAGCAGATCACAGACCTTTTGCAGAAGTAACACACTAAGAATTCAGACTTCAGTACTCTTCCTGAGACATGTATTTGCCTCAGGTATATTTCACCAGACATGGTGGTCAGGGAAAGATTGACATATAAAGAATGTGGTTGAGCCAGGAAACTGCAGTTAGAGAAGCAAGCATTAAGGTTCTTTTGTCAGACACTGCAAAGCCTTTGGTCATAACTCAACCCTCTTTATCCACTGCTAGACCGAGGAGCTAAAGGTTTTTTCTTACTACTGTAGATTGGGATATATTTCTAGATAAACAGATTTATGTATACctataaaaaggcaaaaagaagcAGTTCTAAATGTCCTTGCCTTCTCTCTTTACAAGCCTATAAAGTGCTGTTAATTCGTCTATACTTCCTGAGTATCATGTTTCCACTCCTAGCTGATATGGACTTAAAAACAGCAATTATCTCCCCTGGTTTGGGatttaggtttttctttttttgttgttgattggttttgtttgggcttttttaacCATCTTTACCTTCTTGTCAGGCACTAGGATCCTTCACTTTCATGAATGCCTAAAACAAGTACTTTGTGACTACATCTGCATGGTTAAATTTGCTGCTTGTCATGATGGATAAACATGAAGCACAATTGGCTGTTCTGGtatagaagaaaacaagaaagatcTGCAACTGAGAGGGGCAATAAAAGTTAATACAGTTCTTCTAAGCATTAGCAAGTTTTTAAGTTAGACAAAGCTTTTACACTCAATGATCCTCACTCAAACACACGATGAATCAACAGGTTACACTAATGCAAGGTGATAAATCTTCTCTTGCCATCTTTGCTTACCTCTCACCAGGGACTCCTCAGGATAGATGAACTGAGAGCGCCTGATATGGTGGTGCTGTTTTAGCATTGAAAGTGGTTTGAAGCCAATCAGAAACAGACCTGGAGAATCAAACTGTTTTAATTCTTCCGTCTCCTCTTTCTCCAGCACAATCTGTCGGTTTCCATATGTCTAAACCAGGGAAGAGCAGATGACAGGGCTGCCAGcataaaaaaaagaggaacaggaggcaggacagggcaggaaatGCAGGAAGAGGATGCAATTGCTGTGTTCCACTACTTTAAAGAAGGTTATAGACAAGACAGTGTAAACCTTCACAAGTAGTGCACAGTGAAATGGCAAGTGACAGTCTGTGACCATTATCCCAAGGGAAATTCTACCTGAACATAAGCAAAATGCACTTTTCTAAGAAAATGGCTAAGCCCTGATACAGAGAGGCTGTCACATCTCATCTCTGGAGTTCTTCAGAGCTGTCCCAAAAAAGccctgagcaatctgatctGGTTTTGTGAGTCTTGCTCTGGGCTGGGTTATACCAGACTTTTTTCAGAGGTCCTGTCCAATTGTAAACTTACTTCAGCAGATAGTGTCAGCTACCTGCTCCTGACAGAAATAGAGACTGAGAAACAATGTTTCTGTAGCACTAGTCACGTatcacaaaatcaaaaccatatTATAGTCCAGCTGAAGGTAGACATCAGGGTTTAATGCTCAGCTTTCTGTTTATCTTCTATACTTTATTTCAAGAAACTAATATCCACTATAAATAGACTAAATACTTCATTTTAATACAACAACTTTAAGAGCTATTAACATGGAAGAAGACACAAAGCACACTTGTGACAGTATACCTAGCAACTACATAACCTGTTCTGAAATAAAGCTGTGCTTGATCACGATGTGACACTCAATTTACATCAGCCAAACTATCAAGCAGGaaggcaaaacaaagaaaagtttatACAAAACCCTCCAAAGGTAGCATGTCTTTTGTTTGGAAAATAGCTCCAACTCTGCTGTGATTCACACTTGCATGTTTAACAAAATGGACCAAATCTGTTCCTAACGAATCAAAAGttgacagcagcagcaatggcagagGGTCACTCAAGGTCAGGCTCTGACAACCTCATCCTGCCTTACAGAAAGAAACGACCTGTGTTCATGACAGCACTCCCACCAGCAGCTATGCCTTCCCATGACAGTCAAGCCAGGGAGACAACCCATTCTCATCCTGCAGAGCTCACAACACGAccagcctgtccccaggtgcatacagatgcaaatatttctgtatctcATCCTGAATGTGCAAtacaaacaaaagcagcaaggGAATTGGCATCTCCCTCACAAATCACAGAGACAAGAAAAAGCAGGCACATAATCAATATGTTACCTGAGCCCTTTTTGTGTCACTGGACAGGAGCAAGCTGCCTGTTTTTCCACTAAACAtccttgttttgattttaactGGTTCATTAGTTTCCCGATAAAGCTTCACTGGAAGTGGTTTATAAGCTTTTTGAATAAGGCTGTAAACACCAACAGAAAGTGCCATGTCTTTGCCCAGATGCAGATTTAGCCTGTGTAAAAAAGCAGATACAGACTTGAGATTGCTGAAAAATCACTTCTACAGAAGAAAATCACCTCTTCATGTAAGTTATTTCCTTTGACCTTCTCCTGTTCTCCTCCCCCAAAATCACATATATCTTTGGAAACATACTATCACTTGAGTTATAATCTCacttgaataaaaatattcttgcaATTATCATCATTTCTCATAAAAAAGTTATCTAAACACAAGTAATTTACCACACTtctttttgacctttttttcactgaagggCAGCTATGCTCAAACAGAGCACAGGACAAGTCCCCGTTTGGGTACCCCAATTATGCTTATTGTAAAGGCCATGAATTCTCATAGCTGTTTGCACAGAAGGCAAAAttctcccccaaaaaacccactaaGACAAACAACACcaagattttagaaaaaaatataaatcagacagtagagaaaaaaacagatgcaaaagtttaaaaatagaagtaatCGTCAAGTTATGAGAGCAGAACAGTGAGTTACTACAAATGCTGCTTCCTCTCTTGTAAAAGGTATCACTGGTATGGGATTCTTCCTCCCCAGCTATTAGAAAATTTGAGGAACAttcccagaaaagaaaataaagctgcaAGCAGAAGCAAGAATGCCAGTGACAACAGCTCAGGTTGGGatactttataaatatttattggaaaaaaaaaaacattaggCCTTGAAGTTCATTCCCTTAATGTGCTTCCACACCATTCTGCTATGAGCTCACTCCCTAAAAAAACAACTGTTACGGAGCATGTGGTTCCAAAAATACTTTCTAGCTGCTTTGTCAAGATCCCTGTAATCTCTCTTAAGTATCTCTAATCTTTTAGTAGGAGATTAGAAATATCAAGGCTGTGTGAATCCATGCCAAGTACCTAGACAGACTGGCAACATATAACTATCAATAACGGGAAAAAATACCTGGCATTCAcattcagataattttttttaagttaatatTGGCCAGGAAAGCCTAATTTCAATCAGATTTCACTATAAACTATTTTTTATGTTGCAGCTTTTTAGGTAAGTACTTGGCAATTATGTAATTGTTTAACAAATTATCATTTCTGGCCAAGCTCAATGCAGAATACATCACACCGAAGAAAAAAGATGTCCACTCTGCTCTTCTCATCCACAAATATCCTTGGAAACTACAGAAGAAACACCAATCTTGGACTAAAGAATTAAGACTGAGGAATGTAAGTACTGATGCCTTTAAAGACCAATGAttccagaagaggaaaatgagatGCAGTCTGAAAATAACATCAGGTGCCCCTGCTGAATGATGTATCATAACTAGGCACAAACCTGACTAAAGCCCGTTTCTTTGTCTCCTTTGCTCGTACTTTCTTCATGAGATGTTCCAGTTTCTCTGACTCTTTAGAATGGATCCCAAGGTCCTCGTCCTCTGCTACATTTATAATATCCCTGTAGAACAGAGAGACATCAAACCCTCCAGGCTTCTTCAAGTGCATCAAGTCCAAGATGATACCTAGAAACAATGAAAGAGATAAAGAGCAGGATAAgaaactgcttttttcttcatcagCATGTATCTCAGCATTCTCATATTTCTCTATCTACACAAATAATTTAAGTAAGAATAAGCTCCAAATTGTCATCTGTACCAGATGTGAAATATTCTGGAGAAAGGGGCGATTCTAGGGCAAAAGGCAAAACACATTCTTTAACTTCAGTCAAAACAATGCCGAATAGAAAATGTTTCCTCTCTAATTAAGAATCTGGACAGCATTGAATATGAAATCGCTTTGATAAGCTCCTATAAAATATAATCTTACCTCAGGCATAGAGGGGAGtacaaattcagaaaatcccCTTTTGTTTAGTCACAGGGGCTAATGGATTATGGAAGCTTCACAGCTTCTAGATCCAGGACATCTCCTGAATTCTAAAAACACTGGTTACCTCAGCTACACAGTTGAACTAATGCTATCTACTCTCTGAACTCAGACTGATGTCCTTCAGCTAATTCAAAATGGAACcattaaagtaattttctttttgtgttaaCTTGGTGTTATTATTCCCTTCCTGAAAAATGgtacaataacaaaaaaaagtttattttcttggcCCTGTCATGCTATGTCATGCTTAGCCCCATTTATGCTATCAAACTAGAAGGTGATCCTATAAAACAAGTGGATACCAGATCAGAAAACATACATTCtaatttagattggatattaaaTTTCTGGTTTAGAAACTTTCAGAAACATTCCCCAGTTCTGATGATTTTACATCTTTTCCCATCAAAAACCAGCAATGCAGGTAACATCTGCTGCAAAGATTCATCAAGTTTGTTGTGTCTAAAATTAAAAGTGGAAATAATGACCTGTATCTCTCAGATCACCAGCTCTGGTCCTGGCCAGCTTGGCTTTAGCACTGTCGTTGGCATGAGGGTCATCCTCGTTGGTGAAGAGCATGATCCTCTTATGGCTCAGCCTGACTCGGACCTCACTGAAGAGGTTCGAGCAGGCCCAGAGCGCTTCACCCAGGGAATAGTCAGCACTGTGGCCAAAGCTCTCCTGGAAAAGTGCCCGTCCTTCGTCTCCCCTGTATTGGTCCAGCTCTAGAACACGCTTCGCACCTGGAGGGGCAACAGCATTCACAGGCATTAGAAATACTGACAGAAGTACCACGAGCTCTTCTAAGCATGCACCGGGGGTCCCTTGCAGCTGACATCCAAGGGATGCTCCCAAGTACCGCTGTGGCAGCGTCCTTCCAACACCTGGCTGAGAAAATTGTCCAGCATGGCCTAACATCTGCAATATCACAAGCCAGTTACCACTGAAAGCACCTGCTAGGGCAAGAGGACACAAAATACCCTGGGGCACCAATGTGGGCTCTTTCCGTGGGGAAGTGAAAATGACAGGGATCAAAGTATTGCAAACCTCCACTACAACACTCCTCCACTGAATGCCAAGTGctcagcagcaaaggcagcaaactgca from Vidua chalybeata isolate OUT-0048 chromosome 5, bVidCha1 merged haplotype, whole genome shotgun sequence includes:
- the XRCC6 gene encoding X-ray repair cross-complementing protein 6, whose product is MAGWGSFYRGEGLEEEEQQQQEEEEGSDAVADQRFSGRDSLIFLVDASKAMFESDGEAETPFDMTIRCIRNVYTSKIISSDRDLLSVVFYGTENNKNSADFKHIYVLQELDNPGAKRVLELDQYRGDEGRALFQESFGHSADYSLGEALWACSNLFSEVRVRLSHKRIMLFTNEDDPHANDSAKAKLARTRAGDLRDTGIILDLMHLKKPGGFDVSLFYRDIINVAEDEDLGIHSKESEKLEHLMKKVRAKETKKRALVRLNLHLGKDMALSVGVYSLIQKAYKPLPVKLYRETNEPVKIKTRMFSGKTGSLLLSSDTKRAQTYGNRQIVLEKEETEELKQFDSPGLFLIGFKPLSMLKQHHHIRRSQFIYPEESLVRGSTTLFNALLMKCLERAMMMLCRYTPRRNVPPRFVALVPQEEELDEQKVQIAPPGFHMIFLPYADDKRNVDFTKNVPASQEQVDKMKEIIQKLRFKYRADSFENPVLQQHFRNLEALALDMVEPEQAEDLTMPKSEQMSHRLGNLVDEFKQLVYPPDYNPDGKAVKRKQAPDDQTEKRPKVEVSKDELQNHVQKGTLGKLTIPVLKDACRFLGLRCGSKKQELVDALTEYFNER